A single region of the Bacteroidota bacterium genome encodes:
- a CDS encoding ATP-binding protein: MSKYIKKLIEQGEHQQLDFKFEISDSRKIARTLVAFTNTKGGKILVGVKDNGVIAGIRSDEEYYMIEAAATLYSRPEVKFTTREWDIDGKIVLEVDIPPSNHRPHLAPYKDNLWKAYIRVDDQNLLANRILLKTWELSGIEKNVTIRYREEEKFLMEYLEKKNRITFSQFCRIGGIPRQKAETILINFILLKIITMEITEKQVYYRIAETNS; encoded by the coding sequence TTGAGTAAATATATCAAAAAGCTGATCGAACAGGGTGAACATCAGCAACTTGATTTTAAATTTGAGATTTCAGACTCCAGGAAAATAGCCAGGACTCTGGTAGCATTCACCAATACCAAGGGAGGTAAGATTTTAGTTGGCGTAAAAGATAACGGAGTTATTGCCGGCATCAGAAGCGATGAAGAATATTATATGATAGAAGCAGCTGCTACTCTCTATTCCCGCCCTGAAGTAAAGTTTACAACCAGGGAATGGGATATTGACGGGAAAATCGTACTCGAAGTAGACATTCCGCCCAGCAATCATAGGCCTCATCTGGCACCATACAAAGATAACCTCTGGAAAGCCTATATAAGGGTAGATGATCAAAATCTTCTGGCAAACAGGATACTTCTTAAAACCTGGGAATTGTCAGGAATAGAAAAGAATGTTACTATCAGGTACAGGGAAGAGGAAAAATTTCTCATGGAATATCTGGAGAAAAAAAACAGGATCACATTTTCACAATTTTGCCGGATTGGGGGTATTCCCAGACAAAAGGCAGAAACCATACTAATAAATTTCATCCTGTTGAAAATAATAACAATGGAGATTACAGAAAAACAAGTTTACTATCGGATTGCCGAAACCAATTCTTAA
- the pyrB gene encoding aspartate carbamoyltransferase, whose product MKNKSLISINDYTREEQIRILDYAAEFEANPVQTILQGLVVATLFFEPSTRTRLSFESAANRLGARVIGFSDSASSSVKKGESLKDTILTVSNYSDLIVMRHPREGSARYASEVSPVPIINAGDGANQHPTQTLLDMYSIKKTQGTLDGLQIAFVGDLKYGRTVHSLTMAMCNFKTTFHLVSPQELKLPSYVKQHIKENKLEYYQYTDLQEAIPNVDILYMTRIQRERFSDPIEYERVKNAYILNNSMLGDARSNMKILHPLPRVNEITEDVDANPMAYYFKQAENGVYVRQALLATILGVK is encoded by the coding sequence ATGAAAAATAAAAGCCTCATTTCCATAAATGATTATACCCGGGAAGAACAGATACGAATCCTGGATTACGCGGCAGAATTTGAAGCAAACCCAGTACAAACTATTCTTCAGGGCCTGGTGGTTGCCACTTTGTTCTTTGAGCCCTCCACACGCACAAGGCTTAGCTTCGAAAGTGCCGCAAACCGTTTGGGTGCAAGAGTAATTGGGTTTTCCGACAGCGCTTCCTCAAGTGTAAAAAAAGGAGAATCCCTTAAGGATACTATTCTGACAGTCAGCAATTACTCCGATTTAATCGTCATGCGCCATCCTAGAGAAGGCAGCGCACGCTATGCCAGCGAGGTATCGCCGGTACCGATTATCAATGCGGGAGACGGCGCTAACCAACATCCCACTCAAACCCTGCTTGATATGTATTCTATCAAGAAAACCCAGGGAACATTAGACGGCCTTCAGATAGCTTTTGTCGGAGACCTGAAATATGGCCGGACCGTTCATTCTCTCACTATGGCAATGTGCAATTTCAAAACAACCTTCCACCTTGTCTCACCACAGGAACTGAAACTGCCTTCCTATGTCAAACAGCATATTAAAGAAAATAAGCTGGAGTATTATCAATACACTGATCTTCAGGAAGCTATACCTAATGTAGATATTCTGTATATGACCCGTATTCAGAGAGAAAGGTTTTCAGACCCTATTGAATATGAACGGGTGAAAAATGCATATATCCTGAACAATTCCATGTTAGGAGACGCCAGATCAAACATGAAAATACTACATCCTTTGCCCCGGGTAAACGAAATCACGGAAGACGTTGATGCCAACCCTATGGCATATTACTTTAAACAAGCAGAAAATGGAGTCTATGTAAGACAAGCACTATTAGCAACCATCCTGGGTGTAAAATAA
- a CDS encoding cyclic 2,3-diphosphoglycerate synthase yields the protein MKKRVIIIGAAGRDFHNFNTYFRGNENYNVVAYTAAQIPDIDGRKYPAELAGGLYPDGIPIYAEEDLPELIKKLEADICVFAYSDVTYDKVMGVSAIVNAAGADFMLLGPKDTMVKSTKPVIAIGAIRTGCGKSQTSRRVIELLMEKGLKVVAVRHPMPYGNLVEQKVQRFAKVEDLDKHKCTIEEMEEYEPHVVRGNVIYAGVDYEAILRAAENDPDGCDVVIWDGGNNDFPFYAPDLMITVVDPHRPGHELRYYPGEVTLRMADVVVINKMDSAGPEAIQIVRDNISKVNPKAIVVDGASPIKVDDPSLIKGKKVLVVEDGPTLTHGEMKIGAGTVAAKKFGAAELVDPRPYTVGKLSQTFKIYPNIGTLLPAMGYGDEQRHDLQATIENTECDAVVIGTPIDLNRIIKINKPNTRVYYDLQEIGSPDLSEVINDFISKFNLNK from the coding sequence ATGAAAAAACGAGTAATCATTATTGGTGCTGCGGGAAGAGATTTCCACAATTTCAACACTTATTTTCGTGGAAATGAAAACTACAATGTTGTAGCCTATACGGCTGCCCAGATTCCCGATATCGACGGAAGGAAATACCCGGCTGAACTGGCCGGTGGACTTTACCCGGACGGTATCCCAATTTATGCAGAAGAAGATCTCCCTGAGTTAATTAAAAAACTGGAAGCTGACATATGCGTTTTCGCATACAGCGATGTGACCTACGACAAGGTCATGGGCGTCAGCGCCATTGTGAATGCAGCCGGAGCAGATTTTATGCTTCTCGGACCCAAAGACACAATGGTTAAATCCACCAAACCCGTCATTGCCATTGGCGCAATTCGTACCGGTTGTGGAAAAAGCCAGACCTCCAGAAGAGTTATTGAACTCCTGATGGAAAAAGGATTAAAAGTTGTTGCTGTAAGACATCCTATGCCATATGGCAACCTGGTGGAACAAAAGGTGCAACGTTTCGCCAAAGTGGAGGATCTCGACAAGCACAAATGTACTATTGAAGAAATGGAAGAATATGAGCCTCACGTTGTTAGGGGTAATGTTATTTACGCAGGAGTTGATTATGAGGCTATCCTCAGGGCCGCTGAAAACGACCCCGATGGCTGCGATGTTGTTATCTGGGATGGAGGCAACAACGATTTTCCTTTTTATGCTCCCGATCTTATGATAACCGTGGTAGACCCACACAGGCCAGGTCATGAACTCAGATATTACCCGGGTGAGGTAACACTGAGAATGGCAGACGTTGTTGTAATCAATAAGATGGACAGCGCCGGTCCTGAAGCCATTCAGATTGTTAGAGATAATATCTCAAAGGTAAACCCAAAAGCAATAGTTGTCGATGGTGCATCACCCATCAAGGTTGATGATCCCAGCCTGATCAAAGGGAAAAAAGTCCTTGTGGTAGAAGACGGCCCAACGCTTACCCATGGCGAAATGAAAATTGGAGCGGGAACGGTGGCTGCAAAGAAATTTGGTGCGGCCGAACTCGTGGACCCAAGACCTTATACCGTTGGAAAATTATCCCAAACATTCAAAATCTATCCCAATATTGGAACATTATTACCTGCAATGGGATACGGTGATGAACAACGCCATGACCTGCAAGCTACTATTGAGAATACCGAATGCGATGCTGTGGTAATTGGCACCCCTATTGACCTGAACCGCATTATTAAGATCAACAAACCCAATACAAGGGTCTATTATGATCTCCAGGAAATCGGTTCACCTGACCTCTCAGAGGTCATCAATGACTTTATCAGCAAATTCAACCTTAATAAATAA
- a CDS encoding aspartate carbamoyltransferase regulatory subunit, whose product MENKIKELQVSAIENGTVIDHIPAGNVFLAIRILNLDRSTEQILFGTNLESKKYGTKGIIKVSNRYFEAEELNKIALVAPTATIIIIKDYHVIEKKRVEVPDKISKFIKCVNPNCITNNEAVPTKFHVVDKEDTKLQCCYCEKITAKDNMVFL is encoded by the coding sequence ATGGAAAACAAAATAAAAGAATTACAGGTATCGGCCATTGAAAATGGTACCGTGATCGATCATATTCCTGCCGGAAATGTGTTTCTGGCAATACGAATCCTGAACCTCGACCGCTCAACCGAACAAATCCTTTTTGGTACCAACCTCGAAAGTAAAAAATACGGTACCAAGGGAATTATTAAAGTCAGCAACCGCTACTTCGAAGCTGAAGAACTTAATAAAATCGCCCTGGTTGCTCCAACGGCAACCATCATCATTATCAAAGACTACCATGTAATTGAAAAGAAACGGGTCGAAGTCCCTGACAAGATCAGCAAGTTCATCAAATGTGTCAACCCCAATTGCATCACCAACAACGAAGCCGTTCCAACGAAATTCCACGTTGTGGATAAGGAGGATACCAAGTTACAGTGCTGCTATTGCGAAAAGATTACAGCCAAGGATAATATGGTCTTCCTGTAA
- a CDS encoding arginine--tRNA ligase: MLKDKITKGVQKAFSDLYGKEISLDSSQVQKTRKEFEGDFTINVFPFLKFSGKSPEVTASEVGNYLATHMQEVQRFNVIKGFLNIVVSNEYWIEALRGAFHNLHYGLNEVREDLAPVVIEFSSPNTNKPLHLGHVRNNLLGWSIAKILQANGHKVVKVNLVNDRGIHICKTMLAWNKWANGALPDKTGEKGDKFVGNYYVQFDKELKKEINDLKGQGLSDDEAEKSSDLMMQARKMLQDWEHGDKETRALWQQMNQWVYDGFEQTYHRMGIDFDKTYYESDTYLLGKEIVMEGINSGAFYKIDDGSVWCDLSGEGLDKKLLLRSDGTSVYMTQDLGTAQLRYDDYHPGKLLYVVGNEQNYHFDVLRLILKKLGREWAGDIIHISYGMVELPSGRMKSREGTVVDADDLMDEMNETAARMTSDLGKAEFSTDAEANAFYTMIGMGALKYYILKVDPRKNMLFNPEESVDFNGNTGPFIQYTHARIRSLLAKAGEPDYEYPVPGNILDKERSLMKLIWDYPNIVQDAGEQYSPALIANYAFDLAKEFNQFYQEIPVLRAENEASKNFRLILSATTGKILKSAMNLLGIDVPDRM; encoded by the coding sequence ATGTTGAAGGACAAAATAACAAAAGGTGTACAGAAGGCTTTTAGTGACTTGTATGGAAAGGAAATTTCTCTGGATTCGTCACAAGTGCAAAAGACGAGAAAGGAATTTGAAGGTGATTTTACCATCAATGTGTTTCCCTTTTTGAAATTTTCAGGAAAATCGCCGGAAGTTACCGCATCGGAGGTTGGAAATTATCTTGCAACTCACATGCAGGAGGTGCAAAGATTCAATGTGATCAAAGGATTCCTGAATATTGTTGTTTCAAATGAATATTGGATAGAAGCTCTTCGTGGTGCTTTTCATAATCTGCATTACGGATTAAACGAGGTCCGCGAAGATCTTGCTCCTGTGGTGATAGAGTTCTCTTCTCCCAATACCAATAAGCCGCTTCATCTCGGACATGTTAGAAATAACCTTCTGGGCTGGTCAATTGCAAAAATTTTACAGGCAAATGGCCACAAAGTAGTTAAGGTGAATCTGGTTAACGACAGGGGAATACATATTTGCAAAACAATGCTTGCCTGGAATAAATGGGCTAACGGTGCTTTGCCTGATAAGACCGGAGAAAAGGGGGATAAGTTCGTGGGTAATTATTATGTTCAGTTTGATAAAGAACTCAAAAAGGAGATTAATGATCTAAAGGGACAGGGCTTAAGCGATGATGAAGCCGAGAAGAGCAGTGATTTAATGATGCAAGCCAGGAAAATGCTTCAGGACTGGGAACATGGCGATAAGGAAACAAGAGCATTGTGGCAACAAATGAACCAATGGGTATATGATGGGTTTGAGCAGACCTATCACCGTATGGGTATTGATTTTGATAAAACTTATTATGAATCAGATACCTATCTCCTGGGGAAGGAAATTGTTATGGAAGGGATTAACTCAGGAGCCTTTTACAAAATTGATGATGGGTCGGTTTGGTGTGACCTTAGTGGTGAGGGTTTGGATAAAAAATTGTTATTGCGTTCCGATGGAACTTCGGTTTACATGACCCAGGATCTGGGCACCGCCCAGCTCAGGTATGATGATTATCATCCCGGTAAGCTATTATATGTGGTAGGGAATGAGCAAAATTACCATTTTGATGTACTACGGCTTATCTTAAAGAAACTGGGACGGGAATGGGCCGGCGATATTATACATATTTCATATGGTATGGTAGAGCTTCCTTCAGGAAGGATGAAAAGCCGTGAAGGTACCGTAGTGGATGCTGATGACCTGATGGATGAAATGAATGAAACGGCTGCAAGGATGACATCTGACCTTGGAAAGGCTGAGTTCTCGACAGATGCAGAGGCAAATGCCTTTTATACCATGATAGGTATGGGGGCTTTGAAGTACTATATCCTTAAAGTGGACCCCAGGAAAAACATGTTGTTCAATCCTGAAGAGTCGGTTGACTTTAATGGTAATACAGGCCCGTTTATCCAGTATACTCATGCACGGATCCGTTCTCTTTTGGCTAAAGCCGGAGAGCCTGATTATGAATATCCAGTACCCGGCAATATCCTGGATAAAGAACGCTCTCTCATGAAACTAATCTGGGATTATCCCAATATTGTCCAGGATGCCGGTGAACAGTACTCTCCTGCGCTTATTGCCAATTATGCCTTCGATCTTGCAAAGGAATTCAATCAGTTTTATCAGGAAATTCCCGTTTTAAGAGCAGAAAATGAAGCGTCAAAGAATTTTCGCC
- a CDS encoding ABC transporter ATP-binding protein → MISIKNIEKAYNERKALYDFSLEISKGEFFGILGPNGAGKTTLIQLITGILIPDNGKIFVNGASVSSDKRTIASQIGVVPQDIALYNSLTALQNLLFWGGFYSVNKTRLKSRAYELLEKVGLLERANSRVGTFSGGMKRRINLAVALMHNPAILIMDEPTVGIDPQSRNLIHNLLNEIHTRGCTILYTSHYLDEFEKLCDKIAIMDKGVLVAEGNIDELRRKYAPDDLVVVKLEKPVTVDTLQELFNGLLIVNLIDSTTVMIRTDGNGSSVEKIIHGFSVKGLGIVSLEVRKSNLENVFFNLTGLDLRD, encoded by the coding sequence TTGATCAGTATAAAAAACATAGAAAAAGCATATAACGAGAGAAAAGCTTTATACGACTTTTCTCTTGAAATTTCAAAAGGAGAGTTTTTTGGTATTCTAGGCCCGAATGGTGCAGGAAAAACTACACTGATCCAGTTGATCACAGGAATATTAATACCCGATAATGGGAAGATATTTGTAAACGGTGCATCCGTATCAAGCGATAAAAGGACCATTGCATCCCAAATCGGAGTAGTTCCCCAGGATATTGCTTTATACAATTCGTTAACTGCATTGCAAAACCTTCTTTTTTGGGGTGGGTTTTATTCCGTAAACAAAACCCGTTTAAAAAGCAGGGCATACGAACTTCTTGAAAAGGTTGGACTCCTGGAACGCGCTAATTCCAGAGTCGGAACGTTTTCTGGTGGCATGAAAAGAAGAATAAACCTTGCAGTTGCACTTATGCATAATCCCGCAATCCTGATTATGGATGAACCAACAGTAGGGATCGACCCTCAAAGCAGAAACCTTATCCACAACCTGCTTAATGAAATTCACACCAGGGGCTGTACCATATTATATACATCCCATTACCTGGATGAATTCGAGAAACTTTGCGATAAGATTGCCATCATGGATAAAGGGGTACTGGTCGCTGAAGGCAATATAGATGAATTGCGGAGAAAATATGCACCAGACGACCTGGTAGTTGTTAAGTTGGAAAAACCCGTGACTGTTGATACCCTGCAGGAACTGTTTAACGGATTGCTGATAGTCAATTTAATTGATAGCACAACGGTTATGATAAGAACTGATGGTAACGGTTCATCTGTCGAAAAGATAATTCATGGTTTTTCAGTCAAAGGATTAGGAATAGTAAGCCTTGAAGTAAGGAAAAGCAATCTCGAAAATGTATTTTTTAACCTTACCGGCTTGGATTTAAGAGATTGA